A genomic segment from Sphingopyxis sp. DBS4 encodes:
- a CDS encoding carboxyl transferase domain-containing protein, with protein MQKLFIANRGEIAVRIARAAAARDILSVGIHSADDGDALHIRRTDEAVALPGTGPAAYLDVEAVVGAAREAGCDAVHPGYGFLSESADLARHCEEAGLAFVGPTVATLASLGDKARARAIALAAGIPVLPGSDGPVDVEQALAFFDRHGPMMIKAVAGGGGRGMRPINDREAVADTHRRCSSEALAGFGSDAVYCEKLVGRARHVEVQIVGDGTGDVVHLWDRECSLQRQRQKIVEMAPAPGLDMALRHRLFDAAIAIGRAVKYRGVGTVEFLVDLDTGSFYFIEANARLQVEHTVTEAVTGLDLVNIQLMLADGASLRDLDLLQDRIPAPRGIAIQARVNAETIGADGMPRPSGGRIRRYEVPAGPGVRVDDCGSQGYQPNPRFDSLLAKVIATAPTGGLASATRLTDRALGEFSIDGIDTNLAFLRALLQHPEVAGGTFDTLFIERNLGLLLERADELRPDPSLSAADEAQSPDRVMEAPAGTVAIAAPMTGSLIALLTEANEAVAAGQPIAIMEAMKLEHVITAPTAGYVRLSPHAVGAVISEGNPILFFEEADVGLSAIEVSADFDPDHIRADLAELQARRALTLDAARPDAVAKRRARGYRTARENVADIVDEGSFIEYGSLVIAGQRLRHPVDHLVRTTPADGMVTGIGRVNGDIFGADASRCVVMSYDYTVQAGTQGLKNHEKTDRMLELAERWQLPVILFAESGGGRPGDTDRPAGGGIFNTRAFALQGRLSALVPQIAIANGRCFAGAAVLLGCCDVVIATKDTTMGVGGPALIEGGGLGIYTPEEVGPADVQAAGGVIDILAEDEADAVRIAQKYLSYFQGRLPTWEVADQRLLRGMVPENRLRAYDVRQIIETLSDIGSVLELREKFGRAAITALARIEGRPVGIIANNSAYLGGAVDADAADKCSRFMQLCDAFDIPIVVLADTPGNMVGPEAEKTGLIRHCCRMFVTGPNLTVPLFSVVLRKGYGLGVMAMVGGHSQAPFFTLSWPTGEFGGMGLEGAVKLGYRKEMEAIADLDERQRWYEQRVAASYENGKAISTAMGFDFDEVIDPAETRAHIVAGLESIPAPVRTGKKKRPFIDSW; from the coding sequence ATGCAGAAACTGTTCATAGCCAATCGTGGCGAGATTGCCGTTCGTATCGCTCGCGCAGCAGCCGCTCGCGACATCCTGTCCGTCGGCATCCACTCCGCCGACGACGGCGACGCCTTGCACATCCGCAGGACCGATGAGGCGGTCGCGCTTCCCGGAACTGGCCCCGCCGCCTATCTCGATGTCGAGGCGGTCGTCGGCGCGGCGCGCGAAGCAGGCTGCGACGCCGTCCATCCCGGCTATGGTTTCCTGAGCGAATCCGCTGACCTTGCTCGGCATTGTGAAGAGGCGGGCCTCGCCTTTGTCGGCCCCACGGTCGCGACGCTGGCGTCGCTCGGCGACAAGGCCAGGGCCCGCGCGATCGCACTGGCGGCCGGGATTCCCGTTCTGCCCGGAAGCGACGGGCCGGTCGACGTCGAACAGGCGCTCGCCTTTTTCGACCGTCACGGCCCGATGATGATCAAGGCTGTGGCCGGTGGCGGGGGGCGCGGCATGCGGCCGATCAACGATCGCGAGGCGGTCGCCGACACGCATCGGCGCTGCAGTTCGGAAGCGCTCGCCGGTTTTGGATCGGACGCCGTCTATTGCGAAAAGCTCGTCGGCCGCGCGCGCCATGTCGAGGTCCAGATCGTCGGCGACGGCACCGGTGACGTCGTCCATCTGTGGGACCGCGAATGCAGCTTGCAACGTCAGCGGCAAAAGATTGTCGAAATGGCCCCCGCACCCGGTCTCGACATGGCGCTGCGCCACAGACTGTTCGATGCCGCCATCGCTATCGGCCGGGCCGTGAAGTATCGCGGCGTCGGAACGGTGGAATTTCTCGTCGATCTGGATACCGGCAGCTTTTACTTCATCGAAGCCAATGCCCGGCTGCAGGTCGAGCATACGGTGACCGAAGCCGTTACCGGGCTCGACCTGGTCAATATCCAGTTGATGCTCGCAGATGGAGCGTCGCTCCGCGACCTCGACCTGCTGCAGGATCGGATTCCAGCCCCGCGCGGCATTGCCATTCAGGCACGCGTGAACGCGGAAACGATAGGCGCGGACGGAATGCCGCGGCCGTCCGGAGGCCGCATCCGCCGTTACGAAGTGCCGGCGGGGCCCGGCGTGCGCGTCGACGACTGCGGCAGCCAAGGATATCAGCCCAATCCCCGCTTCGACAGCCTGCTCGCCAAGGTGATCGCCACCGCGCCGACCGGAGGTCTCGCGAGCGCGACGCGGCTGACCGACCGCGCTCTCGGCGAGTTTTCCATCGACGGCATCGACACCAATCTCGCCTTTCTGCGGGCGCTATTGCAGCATCCCGAGGTCGCGGGCGGGACGTTCGACACATTGTTCATCGAGCGCAATCTGGGTCTGCTTCTCGAACGTGCAGACGAATTAAGACCCGATCCGTCGCTCAGCGCCGCCGACGAAGCGCAGTCGCCCGATCGCGTGATGGAGGCACCCGCCGGAACGGTCGCGATCGCGGCACCGATGACCGGCTCGCTCATCGCCCTGCTGACGGAAGCGAACGAGGCGGTCGCCGCAGGCCAACCGATCGCGATCATGGAAGCGATGAAACTCGAACATGTCATCACCGCGCCAACCGCAGGCTATGTCCGGCTATCGCCGCACGCGGTCGGTGCCGTTATATCGGAGGGCAATCCCATCCTGTTCTTCGAGGAAGCCGATGTCGGCCTGTCGGCGATCGAGGTCAGCGCGGACTTCGACCCCGACCATATTCGCGCCGACCTTGCCGAATTGCAGGCACGCCGCGCGCTGACGCTTGATGCCGCCCGCCCCGATGCCGTCGCGAAGCGGCGGGCCCGCGGATATCGAACGGCGCGGGAGAACGTCGCCGACATCGTCGATGAAGGCAGCTTCATCGAATATGGCTCGCTGGTCATCGCGGGCCAACGATTGCGCCATCCGGTCGATCACCTCGTCCGCACGACGCCAGCCGACGGCATGGTCACCGGGATCGGGCGGGTCAACGGCGACATATTCGGCGCCGATGCGTCGCGCTGCGTCGTGATGTCATACGACTATACGGTCCAGGCCGGCACACAGGGCCTCAAGAATCACGAAAAGACGGACCGAATGCTGGAATTGGCCGAGCGCTGGCAGCTTCCCGTCATCCTGTTTGCCGAAAGCGGCGGCGGTCGCCCCGGCGACACCGACCGGCCAGCCGGCGGCGGCATATTCAATACGCGCGCCTTTGCGCTGCAAGGTCGCCTGAGCGCGCTTGTACCGCAGATCGCGATCGCCAACGGTCGCTGTTTCGCCGGCGCCGCCGTTTTGCTGGGATGCTGCGACGTCGTGATCGCGACAAAGGACACGACGATGGGCGTCGGCGGCCCAGCGCTGATCGAAGGCGGCGGCCTCGGCATCTACACGCCGGAAGAGGTCGGCCCGGCCGATGTCCAGGCGGCGGGCGGGGTCATCGACATTCTGGCCGAAGACGAAGCCGATGCCGTGCGGATCGCGCAGAAATATCTGTCCTATTTCCAGGGGCGCCTGCCCACGTGGGAGGTTGCCGACCAGCGGCTTCTACGCGGCATGGTCCCCGAAAATCGTCTGCGGGCCTATGATGTCCGCCAAATCATCGAGACATTGTCCGACATCGGTTCGGTCCTCGAGCTTCGTGAAAAATTCGGCCGCGCGGCGATCACCGCGCTGGCGCGGATCGAGGGACGCCCGGTCGGCATCATCGCGAATAACTCGGCATATCTGGGCGGCGCGGTCGATGCCGATGCCGCGGACAAATGCTCGCGATTCATGCAATTGTGCGACGCGTTCGACATTCCTATCGTCGTTCTTGCCGACACGCCGGGCAATATGGTCGGTCCGGAAGCCGAAAAGACGGGGCTGATCCGGCATTGCTGCCGGATGTTCGTGACCGGCCCGAACCTGACGGTTCCGCTGTTCTCCGTCGTCCTGCGTAAAGGCTATGGCCTTGGCGTGATGGCGATGGTCGGCGGTCACAGCCAGGCGCCCTTTTTCACCCTGTCGTGGCCCACCGGCGAATTCGGCGGCATGGGACTGGAGGGCGCAGTGAAGCTGGGATACCGCAAGGAGATGGAAGCGATCGCCGATCTTGACGAGCGGCAGCGCTGGTACGAACAGCGCGTCGCCGCATCCTATGAAAACGGCAAGGCGATCAGCACCGCGATGGGTTTCGACTTCGACGAAGTGATCGACCCCGCCGAAACGCGGGCGCATATCGTCGCGGGGCTCGAAAGCATTCCCGCCCCCGTGCGAACCGGCAAGAAAAAGCGCCCGTTCATCGACAGTTGGTGA